A segment of the Peptoclostridium acidaminophilum DSM 3953 genome:
TTGCTGAGCTTTATGCAGTATTTCGTGCCAATAGAAGACGAGCTGGATATACCGCCCACATCTATACTGAGAGAGTTTATTGGCGGAAGCCGGATAGTGGGAATGTAAAGCTTTTGAGCCTTGCTCAGCCGCAGTGCTTTTCTTTGACAATGCAAATTGGCAATAGTATAATATATAAAAAAACTAAAATATAGAAAAAATATTTATTGTTTGACGCGGTCACTTTAGCAGTGTATAGTAATAAAGAAAAAATGACGTTTTAATTTGCGTTTGAAATTGAGAGGGATGGTGAGTTGAGGTGAAGGACATACTTGTTCTTAGGGATATAGATGAGATAAAAGCGGTATCCCACCCATACAGGCTTGAAATTATGGAGGCGTTTGACAATGAGCCGCTGTCGGCAAAGCAGCTTTCGGAGATATTGGGAGAGCCTCATGCTAAGGTGAACTATCATATAAAAACATTGCTTGCCGCAGGAATACTAGAGCTTGTTGAAGAAAGGGTAAAGTCAGGCATAATCGAAAAATATTACCTGCCGAAGGCCAAAATGGTTGTCATAGACAAGAGTATACTCAACAAGAGCATGGAAAACAATGACAGCGAGGTTACGCAGACACTGAATCAGGCATCCATATCTCTATTTGAAAAAGTAAGCGGAGATTTCTTTAGAGCGGCAGAAAATACGGAAATTCACTCAAAGCACATTATAATGCACAATGAATATTACCTTGCCGAAGATGAGGCAAAGGAGCTTATGGAGACTTTCAGCGCAAAGCTCAAGGAGATAATGGCTTCAAGGGAAAAGGCTGAAGATAAAAAACTTAGACCTTACAACATAGTATTCATGGCTATTCCGGATCTTAGAAGAGAAAAGAAAATATCTAAAGAATAAGTATCAATATGCTTGATACTTTTTTCTTTATATCCATATTTTTAATATTACTAGAACAACGAAAGGGGAAGAAAGAATGCTGGTCATAGGACCCCATATTTCAATAGCAAAAGGATTTTCAAAGGCAGCAGAAACTGCAATATCTATTGGAGCAAATACATTCCAGTTTTTCACAAGGAATCCTCGAGGAGCTTCTGTAAAGGCTCTTGACCAAAAGGACGTCGAGAAATTTCAGGCGCTCAGGGTTGAACATGACATGGGACCGTTTCTGGCCCATTGCCCTTACACTATGAATCTTGCCAGCAGCAAGGCCGACATAGTGGAGCTGGGCAAGAGGATGCTTAGAGAGGACATAGAGAGAATGGACCTTCTGGGCATTGAATACATGTGCTTTCATCCCGGCAGCCACACAGGTGACGGCGAGGATGTAGGGCTGGAAAGGATAATAGATGCCCTGAATAGCGTGATAAGAGGAGACGAAAAAGTATGGGTGCTCCTTGAAACAATGTCAGGCAAGGGGAGTGAAGTTGGATACACATTCGAGCAGCTAAGGAGAATAATAGACGGCGTAGAAAAAAGCGACAGGCTTGGAATATGCTTTGACACATGTCACACATTTTCTGCAGGCTATGACATAATCGGCGATCTCGATGGTGTGCTTGAAAAATTTGACAGCATAATAGGTCTGGACAGGCTCAAGGCAGTGCATTTCAACGATAGTCTCAAGGAGTTCGCATCAAGAAATGACAGGCACGCCAACATAGGAGAGGGCCTTATAGGCTTAGAAGGCCTTTCGAGCTTCATGAACCACCCCAAAATTAAAAATCTGCCGCTTTTCCTTGAAACACCCGGAGAGCCGGATGTGCACAAAAAGGAGATCGAACTGCTCAGAAGCCTGTATAGCGAGTAGACAAGTTCAACTTAAGTGTGCCCAATACTTTTAGTCGTGATATGGCGACAAAATTGTGATACAATTAGAATGTAATACAACTTGATATGTGTTGCAGGGAGCCGAAAACAATGGCTGAGAGGGAATTTGACATTCCGACCTTTTGACCTGATCTGGGTAATGCCAGCGTAGGGAACTAGCGTACATGACTGTTACTCGGCGAGGGTAGCAGTTTTTTTGTCAATAAAATCAAAAAAGAGGGGGTAGAAAAAGTGGCAGCAGTAAATGTGAGTCTTCAGGTGCTTCCGGTTGTGAGCGAAGAGGACATATATCCGGTGGTAGACAGTGTAATAGATTACATTGCAAGGACTGGAGTTAAATATGAGGTTGGACCAATGGAAACAACAATGGAGGGCGAGCTGGACGAGCTTCTTGACATAGTAAAGGCGGCCCAGCAGATCTGCATTGAAAAAGGAGCCAGCAGAGTCGTGTCTGTGGTTAAGATAGACTATAAAGCAGAAGGTGTGACAATGAATGAAAAAATTGGCAAGTACAGGAAGTAATCTGCTGCCTGGAGCATTCATAGTGCTGCTAGTTGTTTTGTGGGAGGTGTTCATAAAGATATCGGGAATTCCCAAGTATCTGCTGCCTGCTCCCTCCGGAATAATAAGAGCGCTTATAGATTCAAGGGATGTTTTGCTTTTGCATACAAAGACAACTGTGATTGAAGCGTCAATAGGCTACATAATTTCAATAATAATAGCGGTATCTGTTTCGGCTTCGATGAACAGATGGCAGTCTGTAAAGAGGACTTTATATCCGGTGCTTGTAATATCGCAGACGGTGCCAATAATAGTGCTGGCGCCACTCATAATGATATGGCTGGGATTTGGAATGCTGCCAAAGATTGCAATAGTTGTGCTGACCTGCTTTTTCCCCATAGCTGTCAGCGTGACGGAGGGTCTCGAGACCGTAGACGAGGACATAATAAGCATGATGAAAGTGATGGGTGCAAACAGCTGGCAAATATTCGCAAAGGTAAAGTTGCCGGCCATAATGCCTTCGTTTTTCTCGGGACTTAAGATAGCTGCCACATACAGCATAATGGGCGCAGTTATAGCGGAGTGGATAGGGGCTCAAAGCGGCCTTGGGGTATACATGACAAGGGCAATGCATTCCTTCCATACTGAAGCGCTGTTTGCCGACATACTTATAATAGTTTTGCTCAGCATAGGCGTGTTCGAATTTATAAACTTCATGGGCAGAAAAATAATGCCTTGGAACAAGTAGGAAAAAGGAACATACAAAATCGAAATGACAGGAGGAGAAGTTATGAAAAAGTTTATTTCAATTATGCTTTCGGCAGTGCTAGCGTTCTCAATGCTCTCAGGTTGTGCCAAAGAGGAGCCAAAAGATGAGGGCAAGCTTCAAAAGGTTGTAGTGACTCTTGACTGGACTCCAAATACAAACCATACGGGTCTTTATGTGGCAAAGGATAAAGGCTACTATGAGGAAGCAGGCTTGGATGTCCAGATAATACAGCCGGGCGAGGGAACAGCAGACCAGCTTGTGGCGGCCAACAAGGCTCAGTTCGGCGTCAGCTATCAGGAATCTGTGACGCTTGCAAGACTTGAAAACGTTCCCGTGGTATCAATAGCCGCAGTGATACAGCACAACACCTCGGGCTTTGCCTCGGTGAAGGACAAGGGGATTGTGACTCCAAAGGATTATGAAGGCAAAAGGTATGGAGGATGGGGCTCTCCTATAGAAAAAGCCACACTCAAAGCGCTGATGGACAAATACGGCGGAGACGTTGAAAAGGTTCAGATTCTAACAACTGGCGCCACAGACTTTTTTGCATCAAGCGAAAAAGATGTCGACTTTGCTTGGATATTCGAAGGTTGGACAGGCATAGAGGCCAAGCTAAAGGGGATAGAGCTTAACTACATCGATCTTGGCAAAGAGAACGAAGCGCTTGACTACTATACTCCTGTGCTAATAACAAACGAGAACAACATCAAAAACAATCCCGAGCTTGTAGAAAAATTTATGACGGCTACTTCGAAAGGATATGAAAGCGCAATAGAGAATCCGGGTGAAGCTGCGCAGATACTGCTCGATAATGCTCCGGAGCTGAATCCAGAACTTGTAAAGGCAAGTCAGGAATTCCTGAGTACCAAATACAAGGATGATGCGGACGTTTGGGGATATCAGAAGGAGACGGTATGGCAAAAATATACAGACTGGCTTTTTGACAACAAGCTCATTGAGAGCAAAATCGAAGTCAGCAAGGCATTCACCAACGATTTCCTCCCTCAAAAGGCGAAGTAATGAGCACCAGCAAAATCTCTATGAGGAATGTGCATAAGGATTTTTCCATGGACGAAGAATACCTTAAGGTGCTTGACGATATTAACATTGAAGTCTCCGAAGGTGAATTCATATCCATAATAGGACCCAGCGGCTGCGGCAAGTCCACAATATTTCACATACTTACAAAGCTAGTAGACGGCTACGAGGGTGAGGTGGAAATAGACGGCATGCCTCTTTCGGACTACGAAAAGCGGATAGGCTACATGCATCAAAAAGATCTGCTCATGCCATGGAGAACCGTTATAGACAATGTCATAATACCGCTTGAAATACAGGGCGAAAAAAAAAGCAAGGCAAGAGAAAAGGTCAAAGAGCTGCTGCCGGTGTTTGGATTGGATGGCTTTGAAAATGTTTATCCCAATGAACTTTCAGGCGGAATGAGGCAAAGGGCTGCGCTTCTTAGAACGGTGCTGGTAGACAGCGACATAATGCTGCTTGACGAACCCTTTGGAGCGCTTGACGCCATCAACAGGACTGCAATGCAAAACTGGCTGCTTGACATATGGAGCAAGTTCGAAAGAAGTGTAATGTTTATAACCCACGACATAGAAGAGGCGATATTCCTCTCGGACAGGGTATATGTCCTCACGCAAAGGCCGGCCAGGGTGCTGCAGGAGATAAAAATCGATTTTGAAAGGCCAAGGACAAAAGAAATCCTGATAAGCCAGAAATTTTTGGAATACAAGAAAATACTGATGAATTCTTTGTAGTCAAATGCCGCAAGCCGCAGTCAAACGCAGCTATGCGGCATTTTGTCTAATTATATGGGATGATTGGGAGGATTGGAATGTTTATAGATGTCCATTGCCACATAGACCAATATAAGAATATCGATGGATTGCTAAATGATGATGTCAAAGCTGTAGTAGGGGCTGCAATCGATTTCGAATCGGGCGAGAAGCTGCTGAGCATCTGCAGACAAAATGCGGGTTTTTATGCGGCACTCGGCATACATCCTGAATACAGCGGAAACTTTAATCAGCTTGAAGCTGTCAAAAGACAGATAGAGGAGAACAAGGATGAAATAGTAGCAATAGGCGAGATAGGTCTGCCATACTACTCGCTAGAGGGAATGGACGAGATGGAGGCAAAGGCCGTTTACAAAAGAGCTCTCCATGTGCTTGATGAGCTCTTGAGCTTGGCGTCAAGGCTTCAAAAACCGGTTGTTCTCCATGCTATAGAAGCCACTGCATATGATGCGCTGGCACTGCTTGAAAAGTATCGCATCGAATCCGCTCTTTTCCACTGGTTTGAAGGCGAAGAAAGGGCGCTTTCAAGGCTGATTGAAAAGGGGTATTACGTGTCTGTAGGGCCTGATGTCCTTTGCAACAAAGCTTACGATGATTTCGTTGACAAGGTGCCGCTTGAGAACATGGTGTTTGAAAGCGATGGACCATGGGAATACGCGGGTGAAGTTGGAGTGCCCGCCATGGTCCGGTCAGTGGCAAGGCATATTTCAAATAAGAGGGGAATAAGCCTGAGTCGTGTGGAGAGTGTGGCATATGAAAACACCTGCAGACTATACAAGCGCTTTTTCTAATAATGGATATGAAAGTGCCTGTGTTTTATGATATATTATTTTGGAGACCTAAGATTTTCAGGGGAGGAGTTTATGCAATTTGCCGATACAAAATGGAAAATAATTCATGCAAGCCGTAAGGTGTTTGCTGAAAAAGGCTTCCACAATGCAAAAATGGAAGACATAGCAGATGAAGCTGGAGTCGGCAAGGGAACCATATACGATTATTTTTCAAGCAAAAAAGAGCTGTTTGAAACCATGATAAAAGAGATGGCAATGGGCTTTAGAAAGCTGATTCAGGAAAATATATCAGAGGATATGGATTTTGACGAAAAGCTAAAAGCATTGGCGCGCGTCAAATTCGAAATCATAAAGAATCACAAGGATATAGAAAATCTTGTATTCAAGAATTTTTCGAATTTTGATGAGAGTCTTATGGGCTGGCTGGAAAAAATACGAAATGAAATGCTGGAATATTTTGAGGGAGTCATGCAGGAAGGTATAGATAGCGGCAGGATTAAAGACATAAATCCCAAGTATGCGACGCTGATGTATATAGGTGGTTTGCATTTCTTGAGCCACTACATCTGCCATATGGAGGATGCCGACTATGAGAAAGAAAAAGAGAGCGCGCTTGATACTTTTTTAAGCATCATGTTCAAGGGGCTGGAAAAGAAATGTTTGTAGGCGTGTGTACATTGGAGCTTTATATTTTTCATGCATATTCTCTAAAGGACAAAAGGCAGGTCATAAAGAGCATAATAGACAGGCTAAAATCCAGATACAACATATCTGTCGCTGAGGTTGGACAAAATGACGTCTGGAATAAGTCTGAAATCGGCATTTCGTGCGTATCAAATTCCAAAAGCCAAATCAACGAGGTATTCAATAAAATAGTCGACTTCATAGATAATGATGAGAGGGTCGAAATTACAAATATGGAAATGGAGATTTGGTGATAAAAGTGAATTCAGAACATATATTGGAAATACTTGCAAGTGAATATCCCGACGCAAAGTGCGAGCTAAGCCACAATACTCCATTCGAGTTGCTTGTGGCTACGATACTCTCCGCCCAATGCACTGATGTAAGGGTGAACATTATAACGAGCGACCTTTTTAAGATGTACAACAAGCCGGATGATTTTGCATCTATGGAGCTTGAGAAACTCGAGGAGCTCATAAGGAGTTGCGGATTTTACAAGAATAAGGCAAAAAACATAATAGGTGCATCTCAGATGATAATAGAAAGTTTTGCAGGCAATGTCCCTGACAGGATCGAAGAGCTTTTAAAGCTGCCCGGCGTAGGCAGAAAAACAGCAAATGTAGTCTTAAGCAATGCGTTTTCAAAGCCGGCGATAGCTGTTGATACTCATGTTTTTAGGGTTTCAAAGAGAATAGGCCTGGCATCCGGCAACACTCCAGACGAGGTTGAAAGGGAGCTTATGAAAGCAATACCAGTGAGTATGTGGTCACTTGCACACCATCTGCTTATATTTCATGGAAGAAGAAGATGCGCAGCGAGAAAGCCGCTGTGCGAAGGGTGCTGCATAAGTCAATTCTGCAAATACTATAACAAAGGGAGGAAACAGAGTTGAATAAAAAGCTGCTTATTGCAATAATAGGCATAGTCCTAGCCCTGCCCATAATAACAATTTCTACGATCCACCATTCTTTTGGCAATTCAGGACTCATAGCAAAGGGCGTATATATAGACAAGGTATATGTGGGAGAAATGGACAAAATTGCGGCGGCAAAGGCCGTTGAAGGAAAGTATTCGATAGACAAGCTTGAACTCACGCATGGCGAAAAGACATATGAAATAACGCCGCAGGAGCTGGGCTTCAAAATAGACACTGAAAAAGCGGTCGGCAAGGCATATATATACGGCAGAGAAAGTGTAATGGAGTATATTGGATCGCTCACAGGCAAGAGCCTGCATATAAAGCTGAATTCGGAGTATTCTCCCGAGCTTGTAGCAAGTGTTGTGGGTAATATTTCAAAGGACATAGACTATTCTCCAAAGGATGCGACCATAAGGATATCCGGCGGCAAAGCCAGCTTCACAAGGGAAGCAGACGGGCTTGAGGTTGAAAAGGAGAAGCTCACGGGTATGATAGAATCTGTACTCAGATACGAATCTGCAGAAAAATCAATGCAGATACCAACAAATGTGCTGAGCGCCGCAATAAAGTATGACCAGATAAAAGGCATAAGCACAGTGCTTGCAGCCCATTCCACAAAGTACAATGCTTCAAACGCGGAAAGGTCTGAGAATCTAAGGGTTGCTTCAAGCAGCGTTAGTGGGCATGTTGTAATGCCCGGAGATGTTTTTTCGCTCAATGCGGTTACAGGCAAAAGAAGCATTCAAAACGGATACAAGATGGCGCCTATCATAGTAAAGGGCAAGATTGAAGACGGCCTTGGCGGAGGGGTTTGCCAGGTGTCCACGACTCTTTATAATGCAGTAATCAGGACGGGCCTTGATATTGTGGAAAGAAGAAACCATTCTATTCCTTCTTCGTATGCAGACATGGGGCTTGATGCTACAGTTTCCTACGGAAGCATAGATTTCAAGTTCAAAAATACTCTCAAAAATCCAGTGTATATAAACATAGCTCCTTATGGAGGCACAATCACAGCCCAGATATATGGATATCCTGAAGACAGGAGAATTGTTAAGATTGAAACGCAGTTGATTGAAAAAATAGAAAGAGGAGTTGAAACAAAATACGACGCCCAACTTGCGGAAGGCAAGCAGCGTATAGAGGACAGCGGAAGGGACGGCTTCAAGGTCAAGGCGTACAGGACATTTATTGATGGTAGCGGCAAAAAACAGCAGCTCTCCAGCGATTACTACCCTCCTGCTAAAAAGGTGATAGTTATAGGGACTAAGAAGGCGGAGGCGCAGGAAAACCAGGAGCAAACTGAAGCAGCAGAGTCACATACCAATTTGTAGCATGGGGGGAAGCTCTAAAATTGAACGGTAACATTGAAGAACTATACGATAAACAGGTATATTGTCCGGTGTGCAATGAAAAATTCAGCACAAAGAAGCTCAGGCGTTCAGCTATGAGAGTCCAGAGTACCGATGCGGACTTTTGCGTTCACTACAATTCGGAAAACCCATATTTTTATGCACTCTGGGTGTGCAGGAAATGCGGTTATGTTGAGTTTGAAAACAGGTTTGAAAGCATAAGCAAAGCAGGGGCAGACAAAATAAAAAAAGAGGTTACGCCCAAATGGACTCCAAGAGATTATGGAGGCAAAAGAGATATAGCACAAGCCATGCAAATATACAAGCTGGCGCTGTATCAGGCGGAGCTTCTTCAAAAGGAATATTCTAACAAGGCCGTACTGTGCCTTATGATAGCATGGCTTTACAGGTATGAAAACGACACTGCGAGCGAAACGAGATTCATGAAATCTGCGCTTGAGCTTTATGCTAAAGCATATTCGGCTGAAGATTTCCCAATAGGCGGTATGGATTCAGCAAAGCTTTCATACCTCATAGGGGAGTTAAACAGAAGATGCGGAAATTTTCGGGAGTCGATTAAATGGTTTGACAAAGCGATTAACGACCCAAATGTAAAAAAATCAATTCATATAAAAAAGAAAGCCAGAGAGCAGTGGCATAAAGCTGCAGAGTATTACAAGGCGGCAAAGCCTGCCGAATAACAAAGTTGGGAGTTGATTTGCTAGTATGCCTTTAAATATAGTGCTTGTGGAGCCTGAAATTCCTCAAAACACAGGAAACATAATAAGAACATGCGCCGTAACAGGTGCAAAGCTGCATCTTGTGAGACCTCTTGGTTTTGTAATGAACGACAAGTACCTCAAAAGGGCCGGGCTTGATTATTGGGACATGGTGGATATAAATTACTATGACAGCTTTGAAGAGCTTAAGGTCAGATTTCCTGGTTCGTCATATCACTTTGCCACCACTAAATGCCAAAACAGGCATAGCGATGTCAAATACAAGGACGAGTGCTTTATTGTTTTTGGGAAGGAGACGAAAGGTCTTCCTAAGGAACTTTTGGAACAAAACGCAGATGAATGCATAAGGGTTCCCATGCTTAAAGATTCAAAGGCTAGATCACTGAATCTTTCAAACAGCGTGGCCATAGTCGTGTATGAAGCGCTAAGACAGCTGGGTTATCCTGGATTGGAATAATTGAGAAAGTCGGGGAGAAGATTGATAATGGATATTAAGATTATTTCAGACAGCCTAGCAGACATACCGCAAGAGACAGCCAGGGCGCTTGACATTGAAGTAATGCCACTGACCATAATATTTGATGATGCTCAGTATGAGGATGGAGTTGAAATCACTCCGGCAGAAATGTACAAAAAAATCGAAGCATCAGGCAAGCTGCCCACTTCATCTCAAGTAACACCACAGAAATTTGAAGAAGCCTTCAGGAAATATGTGAATGAAGGCTACACCGTAATATATATAGGTTCCTCATCAAGGGCTTCGGGCACTTTCCAGTCTGCACTGGTTGCAAAAAATGCGGTAGGCAGTGAAGAGGTACACGTTTTTGACACATACCTTTTAAGCTATGCCAGCGGAATGATTGCAGTCGAGGCTGCCAGAATGGCCAAGGAAGGCAAGAATCCAGAGCAGATACTGAAAAGGTCGCAGAGCATGAAGGAACGCATGGGGTGCTTATTTACAGTAGACACGCTTGACTATCTAAAGCGAGGAGGCAGGCTTTCTGCAACAAAAGCCGCAATAGGCACAATACTAAATGTAAAGCCCTTGTTGACACTCGAAGATGGAATAGTAAAGCACCTTAAGAATGTAAGGGGGACAAAAAAGGCTCTTGAAGAGATGTTGGATATCATCATATCGGAAGCGGGAGAATCTCCCGAGCAGATAACGATTTCTCATGGACTTGATATGGAACTGTTCTCGAATTTGCAGGATATGGCGGCCGAGCGCATGGACATGGATAGAATTCAGACATCACAGATAGGGGCTGTAATAGGGATACATACAGGACCAAGCGTAGCAGCAGCTTTTTATCTTAAAAAATAATTTGAAACGCAGCCCTGTTTGCTAAAAATAGCAAACAGGGTTTTTTGTTTTGTTTTATAAACGATATTGATTGAGACAAACTAACTTATATAGTTATTAATAAAAAGATGTTTGAGGGATATCTATAAAGGTAACTATACGTATAGAGAAATTCAATATTCAATTCTAAATCAATTCATTCAATATACATCTAATCTGTAACATTATTATTAACTTCTGAATTATTAAGAGGTAAACGGCAGATTCAAATATATTTTATAATCAAAATGATTCCACGCATTTAAAAAATACAACGCAGGGTATATAACTAATGTGAATTTGTGATTTTTCCATTGAGCAGCATAAATGGATGTAAATAGCTTGAAATTTGTATGAAGGAGGTGCGTGTAAAAAACTATACTGCACGGCTGATTTTGGGATTTTGAAATGAACCAAATTCTTTATAATTATGAGGAGGTATTCTTAAATGCGTTTAGAAATTGGAAATATTTTTATCAAGGACATCCAGTTTGGAGAGCAAACTAAAGTAGAAAATGGGGTTCTTTATGTAAATAAAGACGAAATGATTAAAAAATTAAGCGTAATTGAACACATCAAATCAGTAGATCTTGACATCGCACGTCCAGGAGAGAGTGTGAGAATAACTCCTGTTAAGGATGTTATAGAGCCAAGGGTTAAGGTTGAAGGACCTGGCGGAATATTCCCGGGAGTAATAAGCAAGGTTGAGACTGTAGGTTCAGGAAGAACTCACGTGCTTAAGGGCGCTGCGGTAGTAACAACTGGAAAGGTAGTTGGATTCCAGGAAGGTATAGTAGACATGAGCGGTGTTGGAGCAGAGTATACTCCTTTCTCGAAGACTTTAAACCTTGTAGTGATAGCTGAGCCAGAAGATGGAATAGAGCAGCACAGACACGAAGAGGTTCTGAGAATGGTTGGACTAAACGCCGGCGTATATATTGGAGAAGCTGGAAGAAGCGTAACTCCAGACGAAGTAAAAGTATATGAAACTGATACAATATTCGAAGGAGCAGCCAAGTATCCAAACCTGCCAAAGGTAGGATATGTATACATGCTTCAAACTCAGGGTCTTCTACACGACACATATGTATACGGCGTAGATGCGAAGAAAATAGTTCCAACAATACTATACCCAACAGAAGTAATGGATGGAGCCATACTAAGCGGAAACTGCGTTTCGTCATGCGACAAGAACCCAACATACGTACACTGCAACAACCCGATGGTTGAAGAGCTTTACGCAATGCACGGAAAAGAGATCAACTTTGTTGGTGTTATAATAACAAACGAAAACGTATACCTTGCTGACAAGGAAAGATCTTCAGACTGGACAGCAAAGCTTTGCAAGTTCCTGGGACTTGACGGTGCAATAGTATCACAGGAAGGCTTTGGAAACCCAGATACAGACCTTATAATGAACTGCAAGAAGATAGAAATGGAAGGCGTTAAGACTGTAATATCTACAGACGAGTACGCAGGAAGAGACGGAGCATCTCAGTCACTTGCTGATGCTGATGTTAGAGCTAACGCTGTTGTAAGCAACGGCAACGCCAACATGGTAATAGTACTTCCTCCAATGGACAAGACTATAGGTCACATTCAATACATCGACACTATAGCAGGCGGATTTGACGGTTCGCTAAGAGCTGACGGAAGCATAGAAGTTGAAATTCAGGCTATAACAGGAGCTACAAACGAGCTTGGCTTCGGATACCTATCTGCTAAAGGATACTAAATCCAAATTAAAAATTCAACAGAGCAAAAGAAATTTGTTAAGTTAAATAATTAAAAAATAACCATATAAAGGAGAGACTTTGGTATGTCAATATTTGACGGCAAAA
Coding sequences within it:
- a CDS encoding DUF503 domain-containing protein, whose amino-acid sequence is MFVGVCTLELYIFHAYSLKDKRQVIKSIIDRLKSRYNISVAEVGQNDVWNKSEIGISCVSNSKSQINEVFNKIVDFIDNDERVEITNMEMEIW
- a CDS encoding ArsR/SmtB family transcription factor, with protein sequence MKDILVLRDIDEIKAVSHPYRLEIMEAFDNEPLSAKQLSEILGEPHAKVNYHIKTLLAAGILELVEERVKSGIIEKYYLPKAKMVVIDKSILNKSMENNDSEVTQTLNQASISLFEKVSGDFFRAAENTEIHSKHIIMHNEYYLAEDEAKELMETFSAKLKEIMASREKAEDKKLRPYNIVFMAIPDLRREKKISKE
- the nth gene encoding endonuclease III, which translates into the protein MNSEHILEILASEYPDAKCELSHNTPFELLVATILSAQCTDVRVNIITSDLFKMYNKPDDFASMELEKLEELIRSCGFYKNKAKNIIGASQMIIESFAGNVPDRIEELLKLPGVGRKTANVVLSNAFSKPAIAVDTHVFRVSKRIGLASGNTPDEVERELMKAIPVSMWSLAHHLLIFHGRRRCAARKPLCEGCCISQFCKYYNKGRKQS
- a CDS encoding TatD family hydrolase produces the protein MFIDVHCHIDQYKNIDGLLNDDVKAVVGAAIDFESGEKLLSICRQNAGFYAALGIHPEYSGNFNQLEAVKRQIEENKDEIVAIGEIGLPYYSLEGMDEMEAKAVYKRALHVLDELLSLASRLQKPVVLHAIEATAYDALALLEKYRIESALFHWFEGEERALSRLIEKGYYVSVGPDVLCNKAYDDFVDKVPLENMVFESDGPWEYAGEVGVPAMVRSVARHISNKRGISLSRVESVAYENTCRLYKRFF
- a CDS encoding ABC transporter permease — encoded protein: MKKLASTGSNLLPGAFIVLLVVLWEVFIKISGIPKYLLPAPSGIIRALIDSRDVLLLHTKTTVIEASIGYIISIIIAVSVSASMNRWQSVKRTLYPVLVISQTVPIIVLAPLIMIWLGFGMLPKIAIVVLTCFFPIAVSVTEGLETVDEDIISMMKVMGANSWQIFAKVKLPAIMPSFFSGLKIAATYSIMGAVIAEWIGAQSGLGVYMTRAMHSFHTEALFADILIIVLLSIGVFEFINFMGRKIMPWNK
- a CDS encoding thiamine-binding protein; this encodes MAAVNVSLQVLPVVSEEDIYPVVDSVIDYIARTGVKYEVGPMETTMEGELDELLDIVKAAQQICIEKGASRVVSVVKIDYKAEGVTMNEKIGKYRK
- a CDS encoding ABC transporter substrate-binding protein, whose product is MKKFISIMLSAVLAFSMLSGCAKEEPKDEGKLQKVVVTLDWTPNTNHTGLYVAKDKGYYEEAGLDVQIIQPGEGTADQLVAANKAQFGVSYQESVTLARLENVPVVSIAAVIQHNTSGFASVKDKGIVTPKDYEGKRYGGWGSPIEKATLKALMDKYGGDVEKVQILTTGATDFFASSEKDVDFAWIFEGWTGIEAKLKGIELNYIDLGKENEALDYYTPVLITNENNIKNNPELVEKFMTATSKGYESAIENPGEAAQILLDNAPELNPELVKASQEFLSTKYKDDADVWGYQKETVWQKYTDWLFDNKLIESKIEVSKAFTNDFLPQKAK
- a CDS encoding deoxyribonuclease IV, which translates into the protein MLVIGPHISIAKGFSKAAETAISIGANTFQFFTRNPRGASVKALDQKDVEKFQALRVEHDMGPFLAHCPYTMNLASSKADIVELGKRMLREDIERMDLLGIEYMCFHPGSHTGDGEDVGLERIIDALNSVIRGDEKVWVLLETMSGKGSEVGYTFEQLRRIIDGVEKSDRLGICFDTCHTFSAGYDIIGDLDGVLEKFDSIIGLDRLKAVHFNDSLKEFASRNDRHANIGEGLIGLEGLSSFMNHPKIKNLPLFLETPGEPDVHKKEIELLRSLYSE
- a CDS encoding VanW family protein; this translates as MNKKLLIAIIGIVLALPIITISTIHHSFGNSGLIAKGVYIDKVYVGEMDKIAAAKAVEGKYSIDKLELTHGEKTYEITPQELGFKIDTEKAVGKAYIYGRESVMEYIGSLTGKSLHIKLNSEYSPELVASVVGNISKDIDYSPKDATIRISGGKASFTREADGLEVEKEKLTGMIESVLRYESAEKSMQIPTNVLSAAIKYDQIKGISTVLAAHSTKYNASNAERSENLRVASSSVSGHVVMPGDVFSLNAVTGKRSIQNGYKMAPIIVKGKIEDGLGGGVCQVSTTLYNAVIRTGLDIVERRNHSIPSSYADMGLDATVSYGSIDFKFKNTLKNPVYINIAPYGGTITAQIYGYPEDRRIVKIETQLIEKIERGVETKYDAQLAEGKQRIEDSGRDGFKVKAYRTFIDGSGKKQQLSSDYYPPAKKVIVIGTKKAEAQENQEQTEAAESHTNL
- a CDS encoding ABC transporter ATP-binding protein, translating into MRNVHKDFSMDEEYLKVLDDINIEVSEGEFISIIGPSGCGKSTIFHILTKLVDGYEGEVEIDGMPLSDYEKRIGYMHQKDLLMPWRTVIDNVIIPLEIQGEKKSKAREKVKELLPVFGLDGFENVYPNELSGGMRQRAALLRTVLVDSDIMLLDEPFGALDAINRTAMQNWLLDIWSKFERSVMFITHDIEEAIFLSDRVYVLTQRPARVLQEIKIDFERPRTKEILISQKFLEYKKILMNSL
- a CDS encoding TetR/AcrR family transcriptional regulator: MQFADTKWKIIHASRKVFAEKGFHNAKMEDIADEAGVGKGTIYDYFSSKKELFETMIKEMAMGFRKLIQENISEDMDFDEKLKALARVKFEIIKNHKDIENLVFKNFSNFDESLMGWLEKIRNEMLEYFEGVMQEGIDSGRIKDINPKYATLMYIGGLHFLSHYICHMEDADYEKEKESALDTFLSIMFKGLEKKCL